A DNA window from Shewanella baltica contains the following coding sequences:
- a CDS encoding GTPase → MKEAVDDTPYLSSLQSCNRVAREEYTAVQAYFESCDTIIEALRKKLQGVIEHGSKALSENKMVEDGLTNMLQDLERDYGRLLSKRNANLAKLKRSLDCFNVMLFGRTMAGKSTIREAITRGDGQTIGKGAQRTTRDVKEYEWNNLRIIDTPGFGAYNGQEDTQIAHEILEQSDVVLFMLNSDSIQESTFIELDYVHKLNKPLIFVLNIKKDLENEGNRRRALRSPEKYIFKEEDIQEHTDRLNNLASRAGINPSTVRIIPIHAQAAFLATVMPGEEGLQLHELSRIDQVLNALIDEVEGNGPIRRVQTFLDSSLHHVEEQSLLILSQRDRLTKLLQQYESGLTRIYQWKVKTLRDAPRLLSKEVDVAFKPLVDSVADFVDDHIEDENAAVAWERHYKSFKITKKVERSVQALAEQVVEELQDFNREMNEGLEITLSFEVAHDGRNFSEFDFKRINGWGSAIAGVVTAIAFFNSWNPVGWVAAGVGILFTIFSLFSDSRAKKLKEAKSKQRQALLEDIEKSKQKIKASLESWFDISIYRAVILPVEHNLSLLCQALNGFISEMDSTDSQLYSLRHDINFRLLNRVSYIIKKQHFVMPKVLKIVRLPGYACYFLTSDYFRDSELLRAMGKAMREKIILVYDTSLDKKISHLYRGLVEKIELSEKDKVSVFAQKRNISKIIGKDHRRIKMVAALCSCEITLIPI, encoded by the coding sequence ATGAAAGAAGCAGTAGACGATACTCCTTATTTATCATCTCTACAGAGTTGTAATCGAGTTGCTAGAGAAGAATATACAGCCGTACAAGCTTATTTTGAGAGCTGCGATACCATTATTGAAGCTCTGAGAAAAAAACTGCAGGGCGTGATTGAACATGGCAGTAAGGCGCTATCCGAAAACAAAATGGTGGAGGATGGTCTGACCAACATGCTGCAGGATCTTGAGAGAGACTATGGAAGGCTTCTCTCGAAACGAAACGCCAATCTCGCCAAGTTGAAACGAAGCCTAGATTGCTTCAATGTCATGCTCTTTGGCCGAACGATGGCTGGCAAGAGCACTATTCGTGAGGCTATCACTCGCGGGGATGGTCAGACCATTGGTAAAGGAGCGCAAAGAACTACGCGCGACGTTAAAGAGTACGAATGGAACAACTTGAGGATAATCGACACCCCAGGCTTCGGAGCATATAACGGTCAAGAGGACACGCAGATTGCGCATGAGATTCTTGAACAGTCAGACGTCGTGCTGTTCATGCTCAACAGCGACAGCATCCAAGAGTCAACCTTTATTGAGCTTGACTATGTTCATAAACTTAACAAGCCCTTGATCTTCGTTTTGAACATAAAAAAAGATCTAGAGAATGAAGGTAACCGGCGCCGGGCATTGAGGAGTCCAGAAAAATATATTTTTAAAGAAGAAGATATTCAGGAGCATACTGACCGTTTAAACAACCTTGCCAGCCGTGCAGGCATAAATCCAAGCACAGTCCGAATCATCCCAATTCATGCCCAGGCCGCATTCTTGGCAACCGTCATGCCGGGGGAAGAAGGCTTACAATTACATGAGCTGAGCCGAATAGATCAGGTTCTTAATGCGCTCATTGATGAGGTTGAAGGTAACGGGCCGATCCGTAGGGTCCAGACGTTTCTCGATTCAAGCCTTCATCATGTTGAGGAACAGAGCTTGCTAATTTTAAGCCAAAGGGATCGGCTCACCAAGCTCTTGCAACAGTATGAAAGCGGTCTCACCCGTATTTACCAATGGAAGGTAAAAACTCTTCGTGATGCGCCGCGGTTGCTCTCTAAGGAAGTGGATGTTGCTTTTAAACCACTAGTTGACTCTGTTGCAGATTTTGTTGATGACCACATTGAGGATGAGAATGCAGCAGTAGCTTGGGAGCGTCATTACAAGAGTTTTAAAATTACAAAAAAGGTAGAGCGATCGGTACAAGCTTTGGCAGAACAGGTGGTAGAAGAACTTCAAGATTTCAATCGAGAAATGAATGAGGGCTTGGAAATTACCTTGTCTTTCGAGGTTGCTCACGATGGGCGGAACTTCAGTGAATTCGACTTCAAGCGTATAAACGGTTGGGGCTCCGCTATAGCTGGGGTTGTAACCGCAATTGCCTTTTTTAACTCATGGAACCCTGTCGGCTGGGTGGCGGCTGGTGTCGGCATTTTGTTCACAATTTTTTCATTATTTTCCGATAGTCGTGCTAAGAAACTCAAAGAGGCTAAGTCTAAACAGCGTCAGGCTTTGCTTGAAGATATAGAGAAAAGTAAGCAAAAAATAAAAGCTAGTTTAGAAAGCTGGTTCGACATAAGTATCTATCGAGCAGTTATTTTGCCTGTAGAACACAACCTATCTCTTCTCTGTCAAGCGCTTAATGGTTTTATAAGTGAGATGGATAGCACTGATAGTCAGCTCTATTCTCTAAGGCATGATATTAATTTTCGCCTACTTAATCGAGTTTCTTATATCATCAAAAAACAGCATTTTGTCATGCCGAAAGTGTTAAAGATTGTGAGGCTTCCTGGCTATGCTTGTTATTTTCTGACCTCTGATTATTTTCGAGATTCTGAACTTCTTCGGGCTATGGGCAAAGCCATGAGAGAGAAAATTATTTTAGTGTATGACACTAGCTTGGATAAAAAAATATCCCATCTTTATAGGGGGCTTGTAGAGAAAATCGAGCTTTCCGAAAAAGATAAAGTGTCCGTGTTTGCTCAGAAGCGAAATATTAGCAAGATCATTGGAAAAGACCACCGCCGAATAAAAATGGTGGCTGCACTTTGTTCCTGTGAAATTACCCTCATTCCCATTTAA
- a CDS encoding GTPase domain-containing protein codes for MTEIGYSALKEKVASLYQRSNELWNASNFKASEAEFDIHVAPLNLVFAGQYSAGKSSLIKMLTGIEHIKIGAGVTTDVVTQYQYKSINIWDTPGILAGECEQHDAKALEAIAKADLLIYVITNELFDDIVGAAFRDLCFIQGRAKEMMIVINKFESDSADKETKVEGITQVLEPKIPEDFPIVFTDAQSFFDSLDEEDEQERRELLALSNAEGLTKAIDDFVAQRGLYARLTTPLQQLQITLESKIDELTISDPLQKGLVSLLMQNKRVFQANKRDLIKKVGADLDKLNGQIVEQGNQLADALGGEQEEFEKVQDSSTYECERLINSALEDLQVTVSECLSDLEAELVELANTPASLKINEALDTAKNFNPDAENGKVGSFSKDDPVKLNSAISQSMTKSAEKGFSFLAKSAVGDASKTGLKSVSGSTLHSAIKEVGGFFGYKFKAWEAVKIADKIGKGARFLGPAMAIFGVGMQMYDDYQQSEHAKMILKIKRDIRKSFKEYSDDVRKSIDAQLEKLLDTGFDLPITNIDEALQEIRSQAEGKSDSVNALRLQLEGVVMLREEIQSLY; via the coding sequence ATGACTGAAATTGGTTACAGTGCTCTCAAAGAAAAGGTAGCAAGCCTTTACCAGCGTTCTAATGAGCTATGGAACGCTAGCAACTTCAAGGCATCGGAGGCAGAGTTTGATATTCATGTAGCGCCTTTGAATCTTGTTTTTGCTGGCCAGTACAGTGCTGGTAAGTCCTCCTTAATTAAAATGTTGACAGGTATTGAGCATATTAAGATAGGGGCTGGCGTAACAACAGATGTGGTCACTCAATACCAATATAAATCGATAAATATCTGGGATACCCCTGGTATCCTTGCGGGTGAGTGCGAGCAACATGATGCAAAAGCGCTTGAGGCCATAGCGAAAGCAGACCTGCTGATTTACGTAATTACTAATGAACTGTTCGACGATATCGTGGGTGCCGCCTTTCGCGATCTTTGTTTTATCCAAGGTCGCGCTAAGGAGATGATGATCGTTATCAACAAGTTTGAAAGTGACTCGGCTGACAAAGAGACCAAGGTCGAGGGCATCACGCAGGTGCTTGAACCCAAAATTCCAGAGGACTTTCCCATCGTCTTCACTGACGCCCAGTCATTCTTCGATTCATTGGATGAGGAAGACGAGCAAGAGCGCAGAGAGTTATTGGCGCTTTCCAATGCTGAAGGGCTCACCAAAGCAATTGATGATTTTGTAGCGCAACGGGGTCTATACGCCAGACTGACGACGCCGCTCCAGCAGCTTCAAATCACGCTGGAATCAAAAATTGACGAACTGACCATATCTGATCCGTTGCAAAAGGGCTTGGTTAGCCTGCTCATGCAAAACAAGCGCGTTTTTCAAGCCAATAAACGAGACCTCATCAAAAAGGTCGGAGCGGACCTAGACAAGCTTAACGGCCAGATTGTTGAGCAAGGAAATCAGCTTGCCGATGCTTTGGGTGGAGAGCAGGAAGAATTTGAAAAGGTACAGGACAGTTCAACATATGAATGTGAACGACTCATAAACTCTGCCTTGGAAGATCTGCAGGTCACTGTGAGCGAATGCCTATCAGATCTTGAGGCTGAGTTAGTCGAGTTAGCGAATACTCCTGCTAGTTTGAAGATAAATGAAGCTTTGGATACTGCAAAGAATTTCAATCCTGATGCTGAAAATGGGAAAGTCGGCAGCTTCTCCAAGGATGATCCCGTGAAGCTTAACAGTGCCATCAGCCAGAGTATGACGAAATCCGCAGAAAAAGGATTCTCCTTCCTTGCAAAAAGTGCTGTTGGCGATGCATCTAAAACAGGACTCAAATCAGTATCGGGTAGTACTCTACACAGTGCTATTAAAGAGGTTGGCGGCTTTTTTGGCTACAAGTTCAAGGCTTGGGAGGCCGTGAAAATAGCGGACAAAATAGGTAAGGGCGCGAGATTTCTAGGTCCAGCCATGGCGATTTTTGGGGTTGGTATGCAGATGTATGACGACTATCAGCAGTCCGAGCATGCAAAAATGATTCTTAAAATAAAGCGGGATATTCGCAAAAGCTTCAAAGAGTACAGTGATGACGTGCGTAAGAGTATCGACGCCCAGCTCGAGAAACTACTTGATACCGGCTTTGATCTGCCTATTACGAATATCGATGAGGCCCTTCAAGAAATACGTTCACAGGCTGAGGGTAAGTCAGATAGCGTTAATGCGCTGCGCTTGCAACTAGAAGGTGTAGTCATGCTTCGCGAAGAAATACAATCATTATATTGA
- the trmY gene encoding tRNA (pseudouridine(54)-N(1))-methyltransferase TrmY, producing MRAFVLRARSAPTDSQLFLASVGQEAHTEILAHTLMNTIFVAQSHRNDVVVYLVLESTHDFSRTICFDTRNICHIGGFHEQALLTKIAKALDISRGMTKEQTRVVDEGITVSTISFEKLVQDLAVDYQLFMMDKKGTSIREQEFVGNPCFLLTDHIPMPKKSFNTLKRLGAQKISLGPKMLFASQCVVLIHNELDINQ from the coding sequence ATGCGCGCGTTTGTTTTACGAGCAAGATCAGCACCTACTGACAGTCAGTTGTTTTTGGCTTCTGTCGGCCAAGAGGCACACACCGAGATTTTGGCTCATACCCTAATGAACACTATCTTTGTGGCTCAGTCCCATCGAAACGATGTTGTCGTTTATCTAGTGTTAGAAAGTACCCATGATTTTTCCCGCACTATTTGCTTTGATACCCGAAATATTTGCCATATTGGCGGTTTTCACGAACAAGCTTTGCTGACGAAAATTGCCAAGGCCTTAGATATTTCTCGGGGCATGACGAAAGAGCAAACTCGCGTTGTGGATGAGGGCATAACTGTGAGCACCATCAGTTTTGAAAAGCTGGTGCAGGACCTCGCGGTGGATTATCAATTGTTTATGATGGATAAGAAGGGCACTTCTATCCGTGAGCAGGAGTTTGTGGGTAATCCGTGCTTTTTGCTGACCGATCATATTCCTATGCCGAAGAAAAGTTTTAATACCTTGAAACGACTCGGTGCGCAAAAGATCAGCCTTGGGCCTAAGATGCTGTTTGCTTCCCAGTGCGTGGTGTTGATCCATAATGAATTGGATATCAATCAGTAG
- a CDS encoding LysR family transcriptional regulator — MINPQWLHTFAVLVEKGNFTRTAEAIGITQAAVSQHISRLEEEYGTLFLRRPRQLEITPIGENLLTYVKDVECAQKRLQQKLIHDDAEVGDISLITPGSIGLTLFPLLIELQQAFPALNIRHRFAPDSEIVASVLANEHEIGMVTLKPSDPRIHSTHFTEEPLELVVPACHKQNEWVDLQRLGFISHPDGEAMATRLLSRKYPSNPGIQDIPCKGFTNQISLILEPVAKGLGFTVIPQYARKAFERQQDIYVVECGSQVVDTIWLIHRAEWPLSRRAQKAITFLKGKI; from the coding sequence ATGATAAATCCACAGTGGTTACACACCTTTGCTGTTCTGGTCGAGAAAGGTAACTTCACCCGAACCGCCGAAGCCATTGGTATCACCCAAGCGGCCGTGAGCCAACATATCAGTCGCTTAGAAGAGGAATACGGCACACTGTTTTTACGCCGCCCCCGTCAACTTGAAATCACTCCGATTGGCGAAAACCTGCTGACCTACGTTAAAGACGTCGAATGCGCGCAAAAACGCTTACAGCAGAAACTGATCCATGATGATGCTGAGGTCGGCGACATTAGCCTTATCACTCCGGGAAGCATTGGTTTAACACTCTTTCCGTTGTTAATCGAACTTCAACAAGCCTTTCCGGCATTAAACATTCGCCACCGTTTTGCCCCTGACAGTGAAATAGTCGCCTCGGTATTAGCCAATGAACATGAAATCGGCATGGTGACCTTAAAACCGTCTGATCCTCGCATTCACAGCACTCATTTCACCGAAGAGCCGCTTGAGCTCGTCGTACCTGCGTGCCACAAACAAAATGAATGGGTTGATTTACAACGGCTAGGGTTTATCTCCCATCCCGATGGCGAGGCCATGGCAACCCGGTTACTTAGCCGAAAATATCCAAGTAATCCCGGTATTCAAGACATTCCCTGTAAAGGATTTACCAACCAAATCAGCCTGATCCTCGAACCTGTCGCGAAAGGACTAGGATTTACAGTTATACCGCAATACGCCCGCAAAGCCTTTGAACGACAACAAGATATCTATGTTGTGGAATGTGGCAGCCAAGTTGTAGACACCATTTGGCTTATCCACCGCGCGGAATGGCCCTTGTCACGCAGAGCCCAAAAAGCGATTACATTTTTAAAGGGGAAGATATAA
- a CDS encoding NADH:flavin oxidoreductase/NADH oxidase, which translates to MADLFSSFKLKDITLKNRIAVAPMCQYQATDGLINDWHQVHYTSLARGGAGLVVVEATAVSPEGRITPKCLGLWNDEQAQGLAKVARAIKNAGAVAGIQIGHAGRKASANIPWEGDDHIPNGEGQGWQPIAPSAVAFGANLPKVPTAMTIEDIERVKADFVAAAKRALAAGFEWLELHFAHGYLAQSFFSTYANERTDQYGGSAEGRGRFLLETVAAVRDVWPQHLPLTARFGVIEFDHKDEETLTESIALVKQFKQAGLDMLNVSICFSTPTANIPWSPAFLAPIAARVRQEVGFPIATSWGMDNPHHANAAIEDEQMDLVMIGKAFLANPHWPYQAAQTLKIARPSWVLPASYAHWLERYSTVKAD; encoded by the coding sequence ATGGCCGATCTATTTTCATCCTTCAAACTTAAAGACATTACCCTCAAAAATCGTATTGCCGTTGCGCCCATGTGCCAATATCAAGCTACGGACGGACTCATCAACGACTGGCATCAGGTGCATTATACTAGCCTTGCCCGTGGCGGAGCGGGTCTTGTTGTAGTTGAAGCCACTGCAGTTTCTCCTGAAGGACGCATTACCCCCAAATGCCTTGGACTATGGAATGACGAACAAGCCCAAGGCCTAGCTAAGGTCGCCAGAGCGATTAAAAATGCCGGCGCAGTGGCTGGTATTCAGATTGGTCATGCGGGCCGTAAAGCGAGTGCCAATATCCCGTGGGAAGGCGATGATCATATTCCCAATGGTGAAGGACAAGGCTGGCAACCGATTGCGCCGTCTGCCGTTGCTTTTGGTGCAAACTTACCTAAAGTACCAACTGCTATGACGATTGAGGACATTGAGCGCGTTAAAGCAGACTTTGTGGCGGCGGCAAAACGGGCCTTAGCTGCAGGATTTGAATGGTTAGAGCTGCATTTCGCCCACGGTTATTTAGCCCAAAGTTTCTTCTCAACCTATGCCAATGAACGCACCGACCAATATGGTGGCAGTGCCGAAGGGCGTGGACGCTTTTTGCTCGAAACGGTTGCAGCGGTAAGAGACGTTTGGCCACAGCATTTACCCTTAACGGCGCGATTTGGTGTGATTGAATTCGACCATAAAGATGAAGAAACGCTAACTGAATCAATCGCCTTGGTGAAGCAATTTAAACAAGCTGGGCTCGATATGTTAAACGTCAGCATTTGCTTCTCTACGCCGACGGCAAATATTCCATGGAGTCCGGCGTTCTTGGCGCCTATTGCTGCGCGGGTTCGCCAAGAAGTAGGTTTCCCTATTGCGACGTCGTGGGGCATGGATAATCCACACCATGCCAATGCGGCCATTGAAGATGAACAAATGGATTTAGTGATGATAGGTAAAGCCTTTTTAGCGAATCCACATTGGCCATATCAAGCGGCACAAACCTTAAAGATTGCGCGCCCATCTTGGGTATTACCCGCTTCCTACGCCCATTGGTTAGAGCGTTACTCCACGGTTAAAGCCGATTGA
- a CDS encoding DUF3413 domain-containing protein, translating to MVERKKQMSRDRVSRLINWGHWFAFFNGILAMIVGSRYLGSVGYPETWYGWVYLSVSTIGQFSFLAFIAYLICLFPLTLILPYSKILRGVAAVIATLSLCILLYDTIVYADYGMHLSPFAFDLAWADLNALLHGTSYIVTPLAIIAIELTAANFLWKRIEKIQKLNLGNKVITLVGICFVSSHLIHIWADAADITEITRFDDTYPLSYPATARSFMESHGIDGSSQGDDVNHNTSVLNYPEQPLTCQADTKINVLMITIDSLRADMVDGKSMPFLQQYTESNQSFTQHFSGGNQFRTGMFSLLYGLQGSYGDARIFNSTSPLMTRSFQQAGYELGLFLPETNLNLRSSQAMFNDFNPVIAKETNGSADADLHTVASFNEWHSIQNKPWFALVNLKAPENFDTPVGFLGIETVKADPALMPAQKVLFNQYRQSLYFVDQQLKAMLANVPKDTLVIITGVNGKMFTSNSDEANRNLSPQSVKVPLVIHWPNTGASKVKYRTSHYGIAPTLMTHVLGCTNNTTEYSAGRSLLQPSKETWIYIGDSRIFAIYQEAEVTVIDRHGKYRIYDENYEHRLNKKMSAPELIEVMREGRRFYNH from the coding sequence ATGGTCGAGCGAAAAAAGCAAATGAGCCGCGATCGGGTTTCCCGGCTCATCAACTGGGGACATTGGTTCGCCTTCTTCAATGGCATATTAGCCATGATAGTCGGCAGCCGATATCTTGGCAGCGTGGGTTATCCAGAAACTTGGTATGGCTGGGTTTATCTAAGCGTCAGCACTATTGGTCAGTTTAGCTTTCTCGCCTTTATCGCCTATTTGATCTGTCTGTTCCCACTGACCTTGATATTGCCTTATTCGAAGATATTAAGAGGCGTCGCGGCGGTGATCGCGACCCTAAGTCTCTGTATCTTATTGTACGATACTATTGTTTACGCCGATTACGGCATGCACTTGAGCCCCTTCGCCTTCGATTTGGCCTGGGCGGATCTCAATGCCCTGCTCCACGGCACTTCCTATATCGTCACGCCACTCGCCATTATTGCTATTGAGCTTACGGCAGCGAACTTTTTGTGGAAGCGAATAGAGAAGATCCAAAAGCTGAATTTAGGCAATAAAGTCATCACCTTAGTGGGTATCTGTTTTGTCAGTAGCCACTTGATCCACATTTGGGCCGATGCCGCCGATATCACTGAAATTACCCGTTTCGATGATACTTATCCTTTATCATACCCTGCGACTGCGCGCTCCTTTATGGAAAGTCACGGTATTGATGGCTCGTCACAAGGTGACGATGTCAATCACAATACCAGTGTACTCAATTATCCAGAGCAGCCACTGACCTGCCAAGCAGACACTAAAATCAATGTGTTGATGATCACCATCGATAGTTTGCGTGCCGATATGGTCGATGGCAAAAGCATGCCATTCTTGCAGCAATACACTGAAAGTAATCAGTCTTTTACCCAGCATTTCAGCGGCGGCAACCAATTTAGAACCGGTATGTTTTCGCTACTCTACGGCCTGCAAGGCAGTTATGGCGATGCGCGAATTTTTAATAGCACCAGTCCGCTAATGACCAGAAGCTTCCAGCAAGCGGGTTATGAACTGGGGCTTTTCCTGCCTGAAACCAATCTTAATTTGCGTTCGTCACAGGCAATGTTTAATGACTTTAATCCTGTGATTGCTAAAGAAACCAATGGCAGCGCCGATGCCGACTTGCACACAGTGGCCAGTTTTAACGAGTGGCACAGCATCCAAAATAAACCTTGGTTTGCACTTGTTAACTTAAAAGCGCCGGAAAATTTCGATACTCCCGTGGGTTTCCTTGGCATTGAAACGGTAAAAGCCGATCCCGCCCTAATGCCAGCGCAAAAGGTACTGTTTAATCAATATCGCCAATCACTATATTTTGTCGATCAGCAACTTAAGGCAATGCTGGCCAATGTGCCCAAGGATACCTTAGTGATTATCACAGGGGTGAATGGCAAGATGTTCACCAGTAACAGTGACGAAGCGAATCGCAACCTGTCACCACAGAGTGTCAAAGTGCCCTTAGTGATCCACTGGCCCAATACGGGCGCGTCTAAGGTCAAATACCGCACTAGCCATTACGGCATCGCGCCGACCCTGATGACCCATGTGCTCGGTTGTACCAATAACACCACTGAATACAGCGCTGGCCGCAGTCTATTGCAGCCGAGTAAAGAAACGTGGATCTATATTGGTGATAGCCGCATCTTCGCTATCTACCAAGAAGCGGAAGTGACAGTGATTGACCGCCACGGCAAATACCGTATTTACGATGAAAACTATGAACATAGGCTCAATAAGAAAATGAGTGCGCCTGAGTTGATTGAAGTGATGCGCGAAGGTCGACGTTTCTATAATCACTAA
- a CDS encoding YejL family protein, with product MAIQSKYSNTQVESLIAEILAVLEKHKAPTDLSLMALGNCVTNLLERKVPSESRQAVAEQFAKALAQSVKSQ from the coding sequence ATGGCAATCCAATCGAAATACTCAAACACCCAAGTTGAATCATTAATCGCCGAAATATTGGCTGTGTTAGAAAAGCATAAAGCACCGACTGACCTGAGCCTGATGGCATTGGGTAACTGCGTGACAAACCTGCTAGAACGTAAAGTGCCAAGCGAATCGCGCCAAGCCGTGGCCGAACAATTTGCAAAAGCACTCGCACAATCGGTTAAATCCCAGTAA
- the yejK gene encoding nucleoid-associated protein YejK: MSINIEHAIIHEISQDSQGQLRCRLRPQPLLNGQAVEVMLDELHQTYTGKAGKGFGYFGIHGDDGEANPAFANALTQYRGGDLGFVEFSGHASKLLQEELSKYDFSQGGFLLMSCYTSITSDYLFVALLSAKSSMTVLDDMELSQNNHLDLNNIQLAARIDLTEWQADKESRKYISFIRGRAGRKVADFFLDFMGCVEGVNTKAQNKTLMNAVEDFVASSELTKDERQQCRNKVFEYCSERFDEGADIEIKDLADELADQGMDSFYDFARGGSYELDEEFPADKSTLRQLKKFSGTGGGVTLSFDGGHLGQRVIYDPISDTILIKGVPANLKDQLDRRLKGE; this comes from the coding sequence ATGAGTATTAACATCGAACACGCAATTATTCACGAGATTTCTCAGGACAGTCAGGGGCAATTACGCTGCCGTTTGCGTCCTCAACCTCTGCTGAACGGTCAGGCGGTCGAGGTGATGCTCGACGAGTTGCATCAAACTTATACGGGAAAGGCCGGTAAAGGTTTTGGCTATTTTGGTATCCATGGCGACGACGGTGAGGCCAATCCTGCTTTTGCCAATGCGCTAACTCAATACCGTGGCGGCGATTTAGGATTTGTGGAATTTTCTGGCCATGCCAGTAAATTACTGCAAGAAGAATTGTCGAAATACGATTTCAGTCAAGGCGGTTTTTTGCTGATGTCTTGCTACACCAGCATCACCAGCGATTATCTGTTTGTCGCTTTATTAAGTGCTAAGTCATCGATGACTGTGCTAGACGATATGGAACTGTCGCAAAATAATCATTTGGATTTAAACAATATCCAACTGGCGGCACGTATCGATTTGACCGAGTGGCAAGCCGATAAAGAATCGCGTAAATACATTTCCTTTATCCGTGGCCGTGCGGGACGCAAAGTCGCTGACTTTTTCCTCGACTTTATGGGCTGCGTCGAAGGCGTCAACACTAAGGCGCAAAACAAAACCTTAATGAATGCAGTTGAAGATTTTGTTGCCAGCAGTGAGTTGACGAAAGACGAGCGTCAGCAGTGCCGTAATAAAGTGTTTGAATATTGCAGTGAGCGCTTCGATGAAGGCGCTGACATCGAGATCAAAGACTTGGCCGATGAGTTAGCCGACCAAGGTATGGACTCTTTCTACGATTTTGCCCGTGGCGGCAGTTATGAGCTCGATGAAGAGTTTCCGGCCGACAAATCAACCCTGCGCCAATTGAAGAAGTTTTCAGGTACTGGCGGCGGCGTGACGTTAAGTTTTGATGGCGGCCACTTGGGTCAACGGGTGATTTACGATCCTATCTCGGACACTATTTTAATCAAAGGTGTACCTGCAAACTTAAAAGATCAGCTTGACCGTCGTCTTAAAGGCGAATAA
- a CDS encoding cytochrome-c peroxidase, whose amino-acid sequence MTKLTSIAIFIAGIFASVHAISAEPIEVIKAVKVTEPEKVELGKMLFFEPRLSKSGYISCNSCHNLATGGVDALPTSVGHNWQQGPINSPTVLNANYMLAQFWDGRASDLQAQAAGPIENPKEMGYSHALATQTIASMPAYRAHFAKVYGDENVTIDRLTDAISTFEKTLVTPNSPFDQYLLGKQDAISVDAKAGYQLFKSKGCVSCHNGPAVGGTMYMKMGLIKPFHTNNPAEGRIAVTGKEADKFVFKVPTLRNIELTYPYFHDGSVWTLEEAVNTMADIQLGQKLSDKENLEMVAFLVSLTGDQPQITLPILPPSNKNTPRPVPFSHDPMSSKPVSSELLK is encoded by the coding sequence ATGACCAAACTCACATCTATTGCTATTTTCATTGCGGGTATTTTCGCCAGTGTCCATGCCATCAGTGCTGAACCCATTGAAGTGATAAAAGCGGTGAAAGTTACCGAACCGGAGAAAGTTGAACTCGGTAAAATGCTGTTCTTCGAACCAAGACTATCCAAATCGGGCTACATCTCCTGTAACTCTTGCCATAATTTAGCCACTGGCGGAGTCGATGCCCTACCAACCTCTGTTGGCCATAATTGGCAACAAGGCCCGATTAACTCGCCCACAGTGCTCAATGCCAATTATATGCTGGCGCAATTTTGGGATGGCCGCGCCAGTGATTTACAAGCACAAGCCGCTGGCCCTATCGAGAATCCTAAGGAAATGGGCTATAGCCATGCACTCGCGACACAAACTATTGCCTCTATGCCGGCCTATCGGGCGCATTTTGCCAAAGTCTATGGCGATGAAAACGTCACGATTGATCGCTTAACAGATGCGATTTCCACCTTTGAAAAAACCTTAGTCACGCCAAATAGTCCGTTCGATCAATATTTATTGGGTAAGCAAGATGCGATCAGTGTGGATGCCAAAGCGGGTTACCAACTGTTTAAGAGCAAAGGGTGCGTAAGCTGCCATAACGGTCCAGCCGTCGGTGGCACTATGTATATGAAGATGGGATTGATTAAACCTTTCCACACCAATAATCCCGCCGAAGGTCGTATCGCCGTCACAGGTAAAGAAGCCGATAAGTTTGTCTTTAAAGTGCCGACACTGCGCAATATTGAACTCACCTATCCCTACTTCCACGACGGCAGTGTCTGGACCTTAGAAGAAGCGGTGAACACTATGGCCGATATTCAATTAGGCCAAAAACTGTCGGACAAAGAAAATCTAGAAATGGTCGCCTTTCTCGTCTCGTTGACGGGGGATCAACCTCAGATCACCTTGCCGATTTTACCGCCATCCAACAAGAACACACCGCGCCCAGTGCCTTTTAGCCATGATCCAATGAGTAGCAAGCCAGTTAGCAGTGAGCTATTAAAGTAG